The genomic DNA CAAGTTCCCCGGCCTCACCGAGCCGGACCCCTCGTACCACGGCGCCAGCTACACCACTGCGGTGGGCGACCCGCTCGCGTACATCATCAAGGCCCGAGTGCAGCTGCTGCGCGACCTCGGCTCGGCGATCTCCCCGCAGAGCGCCTGGAACCTCATTCAGGGCATCGAGACGCTCTCGCTGCGTATCGAGCGCCACGTGCAGAACGCGCAGGAAGTCGCCGAGTGGCTCGACGGCCGCGATGACATCGCGTCGGTCAACTACTCGGGTCTGCCCACCTCTCCCTGGTACGCCAAGGCCAACGAGTACCTGCCCAAGGGCGTCGGCGCCGTGTTGTCGTTCGAGCTGAAGGGCGGCGTGGAGGCCGGTCGCGAATTCGTGAACAGCCTCTCGCTGTTCAGCCACCTCGCGAACATCGGCGATGTGCGCTCGCTCGTCATCCACCCGGCATCCACCACGCATTCGCAGCTGACTCCTGAGCAGCAGCTCACCTCCGGCGTCACGCCGGGTCTGGTGCGGCTGTCGGTGGGCCTGGAGAACATCGACGACCTCAAGGCCGACCTCGAGCAGGCGCTCGACGCGGCTCGCCGCGTCTCGGAGGCCGCTCGCGCCTAGCGCTGCTTCCGGGCGTTCAAAGGAGGAAAGTGTCGGTCATCTCGCGGCAAATTCATATGGTGGGAGCAACGCTCTGATGAAGGAGCGTTTCATGGTCAAGTTGTTTCCGCCTGGTACTCGTACTGCGTTCGTTGATTTGGTGTGCGCTGGCGCGACGACGGTGAGTGCTGCGGCGAGTGTCGGCGCGGGGACTGCGTCGGCATCGCGGTGGTGGGCCCAGTCTGGGGGCATGACGATCGATAGAGGCGCGACGGGTGGTCTTGCTGATCCGGTGCCGGACGTGATGCCGATCAGTGAGCGGATGCTGACAGCGCACGAGCGAGGGATGATTCAGATGGGCCGACGTGCGGGCATGAGTTATGCCCGCATCGGGGCGGAAATCGGTCGGGATAAGTCCGTGATCTGGCGGGAGGTGAAGCGCAATACGAGCCCGGACGGGGTGTATTACGCGTCTGTCGCGCACACGAGAGCGCACCAGGCCAGGCGGCGTCCGAAGCCGTTCGCGCTGATCGAGAACGAGGCGCTGTGCCGGTTGATCGAGGTGTGGATGGATGAGGGGTGGAGCCCGGCGCTGATCTCAGCAATGTTGGAGTTCTACTTCCCGGATGATCGGACTATGCAGGTGAGTCACGAGACGATCTACCAGGCCCTCTACGTCCAGACCCGCGGAAAGCTGCGGGCAGATCTGGCGCAGAAGCTCTCCCTGAAACGGAACAAGCGTGTTGCCCACACATCCGATCGGCGCAAGAACAGCCCCTACAAGGAAGCGTTCAAGATCAGTGACCGGCCGGCCGAGGTCGAGAACCGGGCTGTTCCGGGACATTGGGAAGGAGACCTCATCATCGGGTGTGATGGGACTGCGATCGGCACTCTCGTCGAGCGCGCGACGCGCTTCACGATCCTGCTCCACCTCCCCGGAGATCACACCGCCGATACCGTCGCTGCGGCGATGATCCGAGAGATGGGCGACCTGCCCGAGCATCTGCGCCGCTCGATCACCTGGGATCGCGGAACGGAACTGGCCGAGTACGCCCAGATCCAGACCGCGTTGGACACGACGCTCTACTTCTGCGACCCGCACTCGCCCTGGCAACGCGGGACCAACGAGAACACCAACCGGCTGCTGCGGTTCTGGTTCGAGAAGGGCTCAGACCTCTCCGCCCATACCCCCGAAGACCTCCGCCGAGTCGCTGCGACACTGAACCGTCGCCCCCGCCCGACCCTTGAGCTTCAGACCCCAGCCAACCGACTCAACGAGCTACTACTCGCCGCGTGAACCCCGGCGTTGCTCCCACCACTTGACATTGCCCGCAAATTGACCGGCACTTTCCTCCTTTCACGCGTTCGAACGCGTAGCGATGGCGCGGCGAAGGTGCGTGAGCAGCGATGCACCGGCGTTCCTCAGATCGTCCTCGGTCAGACGGATCACGATCCATCCGAGCGCCTCCAGTTCACGCTGACGCTGGATGTCGCGCCGCCACTGTCCCTTGTCCGTCCGATGACCGTCTCCCTCGTACTCGATCGCGATCTTCAGTCTCGGATAGGCCAGATCCACCCGGGCGATGAAGCGGCCGCGGTCGAAAACACCGCACTGGACCTCCGGCTCCGGGAGCCCCGCCGCGACGATCAGAAGTCTCGTCTCGGTCTCCTTCGGCGACTCCACTCGCTCTCGTGCGAGAGGCAGAGCCTCCCGAACAGTCGCACACCCTGGGAATCGCCCCCAATGCGCGAGTCGATCGAAGATCAGCTGGCGCGTGGTCATCGGACGCCGCGGTCCGAGGTCCGGGTAGTCGGATGCCGTCGTGATGAGCGCGTCGATGACCGTAACGGCTTGTGCGGTCGTCAGTTCGTGAGCGCAAGTGAAGAACGCGGCGACCGGATCCACAACCGGAACGCCCTTCAGGATCGTCGTCTCCGCGCGGTCCTCGGCGAGGCGGCGTCCCTTCACCCCGCCGGTTCTCGGAGGTGCCGTGTCCGGCGGAACCATCACCTCCAAAGGTTCCTTCATCGTCCAGATCTCTGGATGCGGTAAGCCCCAGAGCCGCATCCCGGTACGTCCGCCGTAGCGGTGCCCATGCTTCATACGGCGGTGACAGCAGGCGACGAACTCCGTAAACGTCTTCGGAGCCTCCACCGCCCGCACGCCGTGGAACGGGCGATGGAGATCAGGAGAATTCCTCCGGGAGCGCCCCACTCCAGAAGCCTCGGCCTCGCGGATGGTGAAGGTCTCCCCCAGCGTTCGTGGCATTCGGGCTCGTGGTCGCATCGACACATCCTGAGGCAGCCGTGCCGGCCGCGGCGCCCGCGATCACGGGAACCGTGGATAAGCCACAGCTCCATCCCACTGTGCAGGGCGAGTCCCGTCTCATACAAAGGAGGAAAGTGTCGGTCATCCCGTGATTTGACGAGCACTTTCCTCCTTTCATCTCCTGCGGTAGCCGGCGCGCGTAACCTGCGCCGACGGCGCACGGATCCACGCGAGAATGGGTGCATGGACTGGCAGAGCACCTCCGAGGACACCGTGCCATCGGCGCGCGTGACGGAGGCGGATACCCGGCTGCTGCGCGCACGTCCACCCGTCACCGGCGCGTGGCGCGACGGCGACCCGGCCGGACACCGCAAGTTCGCGGCATCCGGACCCTTCCAGACCGAAAGCGGCGTGGAGCTTCCCAGCATCCGCATCGCCTACGAGACCTGGGGCGAGCTCAACGCGGCGCGTGACAACGCGATCCTCGTGCTGCACGCCCTCACCGGTGACAGCCACCTGCGTGGCGAAGCCGGCGCCGGCCATCCGACCGCCGGGTGGTGGCAGGAGATCGTCGGTCCAGGTGCCGCTATCGACACCGATCGTTGGTTCGTGATCGCACCGAACATGCTCGGCGGCTGCCAGGGCACCACGGGTCCCGCCAGCGTCGCCCCGGACGGATACGAGTGGGCCTCCCGCTTCCCGTACCTCACCGTGCGCGACCAGGTCGCGGCGCACGTGCGCCTCGCGGATGCCATCGGCATCGATCGCTGGGCGGGCGTCATCGGCGGATCGATGGGCGGGATGCACGCGCTGGAGTGGGCCGTCACGCACCCCGAACGCGTCGAGCGCCTCGCGGTGCTCTCCTCTCCCCCGGTCAACACCGCAGATCAGATCGCGCTGAACTCGGTGCAGCTCGAGGCGATCCGGATCGACCCTCGATTCCAGGGCGGCGAGTACTACGACCTCAGCGACGGAGAAGGCCCGCACCGTGGCCTCGCGCTTGCGCGTCGCATGGCTCTGCTCAATTACCGCAGCCCGATCGAGCTCAACCAGCGGTTCCAGCGCTCCTGGCAGTCCGACGTCTCACCGCTCGGCCATGGCGGACGCTTCGCCGTCGAGTCATACCTCGACTTCCACGGCAACAAGTTCACCCGTCGCT from Microbacterium profundi includes the following:
- a CDS encoding IS30 family transposase, which encodes MVKLFPPGTRTAFVDLVCAGATTVSAAASVGAGTASASRWWAQSGGMTIDRGATGGLADPVPDVMPISERMLTAHERGMIQMGRRAGMSYARIGAEIGRDKSVIWREVKRNTSPDGVYYASVAHTRAHQARRRPKPFALIENEALCRLIEVWMDEGWSPALISAMLEFYFPDDRTMQVSHETIYQALYVQTRGKLRADLAQKLSLKRNKRVAHTSDRRKNSPYKEAFKISDRPAEVENRAVPGHWEGDLIIGCDGTAIGTLVERATRFTILLHLPGDHTADTVAAAMIREMGDLPEHLRRSITWDRGTELAEYAQIQTALDTTLYFCDPHSPWQRGTNENTNRLLRFWFEKGSDLSAHTPEDLRRVAATLNRRPRPTLELQTPANRLNELLLAA
- the metX gene encoding homoserine O-acetyltransferase MetX, whose amino-acid sequence is MDWQSTSEDTVPSARVTEADTRLLRARPPVTGAWRDGDPAGHRKFAASGPFQTESGVELPSIRIAYETWGELNAARDNAILVLHALTGDSHLRGEAGAGHPTAGWWQEIVGPGAAIDTDRWFVIAPNMLGGCQGTTGPASVAPDGYEWASRFPYLTVRDQVAAHVRLADAIGIDRWAGVIGGSMGGMHALEWAVTHPERVERLAVLSSPPVNTADQIALNSVQLEAIRIDPRFQGGEYYDLSDGEGPHRGLALARRMALLNYRSPIELNQRFQRSWQSDVSPLGHGGRFAVESYLDFHGNKFTRRFDANSYLTLVEAMNSHDVGRDRGGVEEALRAVTAKTLVLGIDTDRLFPVDGQHRIARSIPNTLDGHEAVVLTSDFGHDGFLIETEAVGAHLRRLLDA
- a CDS encoding endonuclease domain-containing protein codes for the protein MKGRRLAEDRAETTILKGVPVVDPVAAFFTCAHELTTAQAVTVIDALITTASDYPDLGPRRPMTTRQLIFDRLAHWGRFPGCATVREALPLARERVESPKETETRLLIVAAGLPEPEVQCGVFDRGRFIARVDLAYPRLKIAIEYEGDGHRTDKGQWRRDIQRQRELEALGWIVIRLTEDDLRNAGASLLTHLRRAIATRSNA